One window of Nicotiana tomentosiformis chromosome 11, ASM39032v3, whole genome shotgun sequence genomic DNA carries:
- the LOC104104109 gene encoding uncharacterized protein, protein MCLFVPCICKEVEKELGRKAAAGACPYCGGKVQAIDVEKRLRFCFLPICFRFKRKYICTFCSRRLVLYS, encoded by the coding sequence ATGTGTTTGTTCGTCCCATGTATTTGTAAAGAAGTAGAAAAAGAGCTAGGAAGAAAAGCAGCAGCAGGGGCATGTCCTTACTGTGGAGGAAAAGTACAAGCTATAGATGTAGAAAAACGTCTCAGATTCTGCTTTCTCCCCATTTGTTTTAGGTTCAAGAGGAAGTATATCTGTACTTTCTGTTCTAGGCGTTTGGTTTTGTATTCTTGA